A region of uncultured Desulfobacter sp. DNA encodes the following proteins:
- a CDS encoding integration host factor subunit alpha: MALTKTHIVELIAAKNDFSPAEAKDVLEELLEIIKSTLASGEDLMISGFGKFQVNEKKPRKGRNPATGNSMVLDKRRVVTFKIAGKLRDKINESN; this comes from the coding sequence GTGGCACTGACAAAAACTCATATTGTTGAACTGATTGCAGCTAAAAATGATTTTAGTCCAGCCGAAGCAAAAGACGTGTTAGAGGAGCTTCTTGAAATCATAAAATCGACCCTTGCGTCAGGTGAAGATCTTATGATTAGCGGTTTCGGGAAGTTTCAGGTCAATGAAAAAAAACCGAGAAAGGGACGGAATCCAGCCACCGGTAATTCAATGGTTCTGGACAAGAGACGGGTGGTTACTTTCAAAATTGCCGGGAAATTACGGGACAAAATCAATGAATCAAATTGA
- a CDS encoding Sir2 family NAD-dependent protein deacetylase, producing MDNLNKNIEQACQAIKGADALFITAGAGMGVDSGLPDFRGNAGFWKAYPPIAKLGKSFSEIADPVWFDKQPEIAWAFYGHRLNLYRETIPHEGFSKLLNLGRSKPYGYFVFTSNVDGQFQKAGFDDALIEECHGSILHLQCTGPCSSDIWKIGEENINIDMEAFRATGELPKCKNCGRLARPNILMFGDWNWISHRTSEQGACLQKWLEKLNSFNAKLAIIEMGAGLAVPTVRYKSQRTGRNLNSTLIRINPRDYHVCQGAIGLPLGAREGINRILC from the coding sequence ATGGACAACCTAAACAAAAATATCGAACAGGCCTGCCAGGCAATTAAAGGTGCAGACGCACTTTTTATAACGGCCGGTGCCGGTATGGGCGTCGATTCGGGTTTGCCTGATTTCAGGGGGAATGCAGGTTTCTGGAAAGCTTATCCGCCCATAGCGAAACTGGGCAAATCGTTCAGTGAAATTGCAGACCCTGTCTGGTTTGACAAACAGCCTGAAATTGCCTGGGCGTTTTATGGGCACAGGTTGAATCTTTATCGTGAAACAATCCCCCACGAAGGCTTTTCAAAATTGCTTAATCTGGGAAGAAGCAAGCCGTACGGATATTTTGTATTCACCTCGAATGTTGACGGGCAGTTTCAAAAAGCCGGCTTTGACGATGCATTGATTGAAGAGTGCCATGGCTCCATCCTCCATCTTCAATGCACCGGACCATGTTCCAGCGACATCTGGAAGATTGGAGAAGAAAACATCAATATTGATATGGAAGCGTTCAGGGCTACAGGCGAGTTGCCGAAATGTAAAAACTGTGGAAGACTCGCACGCCCCAATATTTTAATGTTTGGAGACTGGAACTGGATATCGCACCGCACCAGTGAACAAGGGGCATGTTTGCAGAAATGGCTTGAAAAACTCAACAGCTTCAATGCAAAATTGGCCATTATTGAAATGGGGGCAGGCCTTGCCGTACCTACGGTAAGATATAAATCCCAACGAACCGGCCGGAACTTAAATTCAACCTTGATACGCATCAACCCAAGGGATTACCATGTCTGCCAAGGCGCAATCGGCCTTCCGCTTGGCGCCAGGGAAGGCATAAACCGGATTTTGTGCTGA